Within Equus przewalskii isolate Varuska chromosome 9, EquPr2, whole genome shotgun sequence, the genomic segment ACCTGACCACACCCTCAAGATTGGCTTTAGGAGCCCCGCCCACCTTGGCCCCGCCCTTCCAGGGGTATTAGCCAATAAAATCTGCCCCCTGGAGATACCGCTGGCTCCGTCCTTCACAGGCTCTCCAGACCCCGCCCCTTCCCAGGAATCCCGGGCCGGGCCCAGCCCCCGGGTTCACCTAGGGAAGCCTCGCCCTCTCCCCTGAATCCGCAGCCTAGGGGCTAAGAAAATCCTTGCCTGCACCAGCCCCACCTCTCCCAAAGTGGGagacctcttctctctcttctccctctcccctccccggtggcccaggccctgccccccaCCTGGATTCAGCTGCAGGCTGTATTTGTCCTCAAGGCCCTCCCTGGCGATGGTGACCACGAGCTCTCGCAAGAAATCGCTGTTCTAGGAATGAGAAGCACAGAAGAGATGCGggagggctggaggtggaggaagacgccccagcccaggcctcaccCGCAGCCCCGCCCCCAACCTGCATCCTCCGGTAGAAGTCGCTGTTGACAGCTACGTCGTAGGCGGTACAACCCTGGCCTTCTGCGGGGAGAGAAAGGGGGTGAGACCCCCAGGCCTCCATGGGAACGCCACTGCCCAGACACAGACACGAGGAAGAAACAATAAAGGACAGCAGCCACAAGAGCCAGAGAGATTCGGAGGCGATCAGGAAATGAGGACTCAAAACACGCATTTGCCAGTCTGGACTCTCATAACCAGTCTCCTCTCCAGCTccagcctcttcccctctggtcCTTCCCCACCGTGTCCCAGAGCTGACCCTGCCCCTCCCATGGCTCCCCGGTGCCCCCAGGCTAAGGTCTGAGTCCTTCAGCCTAGGCTGCAGGCCCTGTGTGGTCTACCCCTCCTACCTGGAAAGAAGCTCACTTTTCTAGCACCTCGTCCCTTTAAATTTCTTCCAAACACTCTTGATTACTGACCAGTCCAACTCAGTCATTCTCTCTGGATCCCTCTGTCCCCTCTGCCTAGAactctcttctctgccttggcCTGAAGAACACCTCTGGTTCTTTCAAATCTTATATCTGGaattgcctcctccaggaagccttccctgaccctcgGTGGGGTTTAGAGCTCTCTGCAGCGCAGCACCAATCACACCACATTGAAGTCCCATCTGTCTCCTTCGCCCTTGCCCAAGACTAGGAGTTTCTCACCGGCAAGTTCCGGGCTTGAGAAGTCCCTACTCCCCAGGGCACTGCCCAAAGCTTGGTCGCAGGAGACTTCAGGGGAcatatgtgatttgaaaaaacAACGATATAGACACAGAAATGCAACAGAGACAGAGGTCGACAAggcggagagagagagacaggaaagaagggaggagaagaaaacagggatGAGGGCGAGAGCTGGCCCGGGACTACAGCCAGGAGATCCACTAATGAGTACACTGCCCAGCCGTCCCTCGGcccggggtggggcagggagaagtGCCAGCCTGGATAGGTGGGCAGAACCAGGACTGCCCTATGCGGCAGGTGCTGGATGCCCAGGAGGCTAGGGATTCACCACGGGAGAAAGGATCAAATCAGAGGGGCCACATTTCTGGGTCCTGAGGGAGGAGGATCCTGGGCCCTGGATTTTTGGATCCTAGGGAAGAAAGGACCCAGGGGGCTGGATTCCTGGGTCCTCTGAGGGCACTGACTTGCATCCAGTTCAGCGTGAGGCTCTCCCAGACTCATAGGGATGCGAAACCCGGCTTGGTCCTCCTCCAGCATCTGAAGCAGCTCATCCTCGGTCACGTCAGcgggaggagggatggagggtgAGTGGCAGATGTTGATGAAAACCTTCCCTTCCGATGAGTTGGTCTTTACGCAGAAACCTGGTGGGAATGGGTTTGTCCTGACCATCTGTCTCTGCATGGGGCTCAGTTTCTGTCCACGCACTCCTCGATCTCCGACCGCCTTTTGATCTGTCCTCCTTTTTGGGTCTCGGTCCTCCATGTTCTGGTCcgttcccctccctgcccctagGATCTCTGATTCTCTTTCTATCTTTGAGCCGCTGTCCCCCTAGTCACTCCTGTCCTCCCCATCCTCTCTTTGGATCTTGGCCCCTTCCctgctctctctgggtctcttcactccaccccaccccaccccccaccaggcCTCTGTGCTCTATTactgtctctttcctctctcctctctgtgtccccagcccccagtcTCTGTCCACCTCTCTCTGGgactctgtccctccctctgtggGTTTCTGCCTTCCTCACCAGGCTGAGGTTGGATCTGTGTTGACTCTGGTTTGCTTGTCTGGGCTTGCTGGAGCTCCTTGGAGGCCTGTGTGAAGGAAAACAACCTCTAGATGTGGCGTCTGAGTTATCAGACCCCTCCTTTGTTCTTCAAACGTTTATCGAGcgatttttatgtatttgagctGTGCAGGGAATAAGACATACTAtgtccttttcctcctttgaGGATCCCAAAGAACAAACCCAACCCCACTTTCGTTTCTTCCAGAACCTAGCAAACTGGGAGTTCAGCAACTACAATTCCATGTAAGGCCCAGTTGCCGCCCTACTGCATTCTGGGAACTGTAGTCCCATCTCTGAGCACTAAGGGAAAAACACCCCCCGAATACCCAGGGACCCAGGAGCTGGTCAGGGCGCacctgcagcagcagctcctcgAAACGCGCCGTCTCAGCGCCCATCGTCTCTACCTCGCTTAGCTCCGGCACCAGCAGCCTCGAGTCCGCCATGGCCCTGGGGAAGAGACCTAGGCGTCCTCAGCAACCCCGACGTGGGGAACCTTCGCCGGGATCCGAACTCTGGGGCCTGCGGCCGGGCCCTCAACCGACTCCCGACAGCCACGATTCTGTACGAAAATCTAAGAATCTGGCCTGAGACTACAATTCCACTCAGACCAGATACCGTCGTCAAATCCGTTGGGAGCCAATATCTCTAGATGCTCTCTAGGTCCTACCCGCCCCATGTGTAAATGACAGCCACACTTCCGGCCTCTGCGCAAGCCACACTTCCGATTACCCCGACGTTCATTCGTCAATCCCGCAACCGCATGCGCGCTACTGACCAATCATGGCCTAAATCTGAAGCCCCGCCTCTCACCTCAACCAATCAAAACTAAATCCTGAGACTGCGCACTAAGTGCCACACTTCCTGTGTCGCTTAAAGCCACACTTCTACCGACAAACACGTCTGTCCAACTAACGGGGCAATCAAGGCTGGCACACTTTCAAAACTTTAATTTCAATGTCCATCCTAAAAGACCCCCTTCTGATCTCTGAACTATCACTTCGTCCCAGAGCTAGAGTCGATTCTCTAGTAAACGTAATTTGGACTAAAAGCGGCACTTCCTGTCTCCCATATATGAACAGGGGGGCGAGAAGACACACCAATACGGTCACCCTTCTAAATCTGGAGCCCTCCTAACTATTTGCGAGGCGCCCACATTTTTGTTCCCTCTTCCCCCGCCGCTTTGAGGACTGCGCATGCTCCAAACTATATTCCCCAACGCGGGCCTGTAGGCGGGGTCACCGGGTCCTAAGGCGGGGTTACGCTCTATCTCCGTAGCCCCGCCCCTGGGGCTGGAGTGGGTGGTGCCGACTTCGGACCCCAAGGTTCCCCTTTGGCAGAGAGCCCCGCAGTCCTTCGTGGAAAGCGGCTCAGGCGGGGTGATGGCTGCGGCGACGCGCACAGCGCCCCGCGCCCGAGAAATCTTCACCACGCTGGAGTACGGACCCGCGCCGGAGAGCCACGCATGCGCACTGGTGAGGCCCTGCCTGGCCACACTGCCTACACGTCCCCCCTCACCTTCCCCCCCACTTCCAGGCCCTGTTTTGTGCGCGGACTCCCGTGATCCTCCGCGGCTGTTCAGCAGCCCCGCCCCTTTCCGTCCCTTGATTCCCGCCCCGCCTTAGACCCAGCCCTGGAGCATGTTCCCAGGAGCCCTTGCGGTGGCCGTCTCAGCCTTTTAGTCTCTTGCGTTGATTCTTAGGAGCTGCTGTGCTCCGCGCTGCAGAGCTCACGGAGGTGTTTCCCCGATTCCTCAGAACCCCCCCCGAGAGGCTCCTGGGATTCCTCAGGGCCCCCTCAGGATCTCCCGTGATCCCCCGGGACTCCGAATTCCTCTGGGGCTCCGTGATCTTTCAAGGACACTCAGAACCCCCTCAGACCTCCCGCGTTTCCCCCAGAACATTCTGTGGCTCTCATGGTCCTCCAGGACCCCCCGCATTCCTGGGGGGCTCCCTTTCTCACTCGGAGACCTTCGAAACCCCCGCAGAGCCCTCGTGATTTCTCAGGGCCCCCTCGATCCTTGCGGGGCTCCTATGATCTCGGGAACTCTCAACCCCAGAATACATCAGACCTTACTGTAATTACCTGCTGCCCCTCCGAAGACCCCCGTGGGGCTCCCCTGACCCCTCACGGCCTCTCAGAATGTCCCTTGGGGCTCCCGTGATTCTTCAGGGCCTCTTAAGATCCTCATGAGGATCCCGTGATCCCTCGTGGTTCTTCAGAACTTCCCTAAGACTCACATGACCCCTCAGCGTctcccagaaccaccttggggttCCTTGGTGCATAAGTAGGGTGCCTTGAATATTCTGTAGTTACCTAGACCCCTCAAAATCCCGCCGTGGGGCTCTCGTCATCCCACAGGGGCCTCTAGCACCCGGGCGTGGGAAGCTTGGGCTTCTCTtaatggagagaaaaggaggctggccaagtggaggaagatgaggccAGAGCCTGCGCGGgctgtggagatggagaggaggggatgaggcagagatccaggagaaACAGGGTATAGGGGATTGAGAGGGCAAGAACTGGGGTCTGGTCATGTGACTGCGTGGctcttctgcccccaccccatggtGAACCTAGGAAGAGCCGGACTCAGGGGGGACAGAGGCTGAGCTTGGTTATCACATAATGAGTGTAAAGGACCTGGGGATAGCCTTGGGCTGTGGCAGGAGTCAAATGCTACTTGGGCCTGAACCTCAGATCTGGAAACGGACCTGGGAGTCACCCATGTAGAAAGAACCATGGGAGTGACCAGATTATCTAGAAATAGAGTGTAGACTCAGATAAGAGGATCTGGGataaagtacagagaattcccacaCTTGGAAGTGAAGCTGAGCCCCCGGATTCAGAGGCCatgcccccaccaccaccccaagCCAAGGTGCCAGGGTCTCAGCCTTACAGTCTGTGGGCCAGACTCAACCCACAAACATTTTCTTTGGCCTGAcctttatgtttgaaaatgtgaATTAGCCAACAACTAATTCCGTGTAAACATCCGGGATTCCAGCTCCTCTTGAAAATCCAATCCTCAGAGTTGGCAAGCTTTGGCTCACAGTTCCTGACAAAAATCATCTGGATCCAGTAGCGACTGTTTTTAGACAAGTCCTGAATTCCCAGTCTCCAGCAGGCCCCCTTCTCGCACTAATATGGCCTGGCAGCACCCTGCGGACATTCTTTtagaggtttgtttttctttggggaaagTTTTGCAAACTTCCGCAGAATACTGATTATTCTGAACTCCTGTTTACCCATCGCtcaacttcaacaattatcaacatttgGTCTAATGTTGtatctctttgttttctcccttttttctggAGTGATTTTAATCCCAGTTGTCATGTTATTTTCCCATAAATATTGTAATCCTCATTTCTACGAGATAAGGGCTCATTTTGTAATGTAACCACCGTGCCATTTTCA encodes:
- the PIH1D1 gene encoding PIH1 domain-containing protein 1, whose protein sequence is MADSRLLVPELSEVETMGAETARFEELLLQASKELQQAQTSKPESTQIQPQPGFCVKTNSSEGKVFINICHSPSIPPPADVTEDELLQMLEEDQAGFRIPMSLGEPHAELDAKGQGCTAYDVAVNSDFYRRMQNSDFLRELVVTIAREGLEDKYSLQLNPEWRMLKNRAFLGSISQQNIRSRQRPRIQELENLYTPDSLRPEESPEKPHLNLWLEAPDLLLAEIDLPKLDGALGLSLEIGENRLVVGGPQQLYHLDAYIPLRINSDESKAAFHRKRRQLMVAMPLLSVPS